A genome region from bacterium includes the following:
- a CDS encoding glycoside hydrolase, translating to MKMRFCLAALAAAALLPAGMRAAESGPAAQVQITPLRLDRSRPARYARSFRTPDGDIHLLGFFKITDRGSRVVVRADSEPPWLPTDLNEAKINTFFYRPGLFLGLMNKVETDTGGTYAGRIWRSTDELKTLREEKTLLVIPEAGRVDFGTPELWAGLFFHRGVVELKDGSLLAAMYGNFEADSIAPTNPQSKIESKFKLRTFVARSTDNGSTWRYLSSVAVPERAHPDDSEGYNEWSIVRLEDGRLLGIIRTGHFTPLVAVWSADEGRSWSEPRVPEGLGPAGVDPNLLRLADGRLALAFGEMAQPPDSVDREQYWRNFSSGDHRRRCRLALSRDKTGESWQTIDISDLGDRSAYGTIYEVAPDTLLYQSDLELWRIGLPPQ from the coding sequence ATGAAGATGCGATTCTGTCTGGCTGCCCTGGCTGCCGCGGCACTGCTGCCCGCCGGGATGAGAGCCGCGGAGAGCGGACCTGCGGCTCAGGTGCAGATCACGCCGCTGCGCCTGGACCGCTCGCGCCCGGCGCGCTATGCCCGTTCGTTCCGCACCCCGGACGGCGATATACACCTGCTGGGCTTTTTCAAGATCACCGACCGGGGCAGCCGGGTGGTGGTGCGCGCCGATTCCGAGCCGCCCTGGTTGCCCACCGACCTGAACGAGGCCAAGATCAACACCTTTTTCTACCGTCCCGGCCTGTTCCTGGGCCTGATGAACAAGGTCGAAACGGACACCGGAGGGACTTACGCAGGACGTATCTGGCGCTCGACCGATGAGCTGAAAACCCTGCGCGAAGAAAAGACGCTTCTGGTTATCCCCGAGGCTGGCCGGGTGGATTTCGGCACTCCGGAGCTGTGGGCCGGGCTGTTTTTCCACCGCGGGGTGGTGGAGCTCAAGGATGGCTCCCTGCTGGCGGCGATGTACGGTAATTTCGAGGCGGACTCGATCGCGCCCACCAACCCGCAGAGCAAGATCGAATCAAAGTTCAAGCTGCGCACTTTTGTCGCCCGCTCCACCGACAACGGCAGCACCTGGCGCTACCTGTCGAGCGTGGCTGTGCCCGAACGCGCGCACCCGGATGACAGCGAGGGCTACAACGAGTGGAGTATCGTGCGCTTGGAGGACGGGCGCCTGTTAGGGATAATCCGCACCGGGCATTTCACGCCACTGGTGGCGGTCTGGAGTGCGGATGAGGGCCGCTCCTGGAGCGAGCCGCGTGTTCCCGAAGGATTGGGCCCGGCCGGGGTGGACCCGAACCTGCTGCGCCTGGCGGATGGCCGTCTGGCTCTGGCGTTCGGCGAGATGGCCCAGCCGCCCGACTCGGTGGACCGCGAGCAGTACTGGCGCAATTTCTCCAGCGGCGACCACCGCCGGCGCTGCCGCCTGGCGCTCAGCCGCGACAAAACTGGTGAGTCCTGGCAGACAATCGATATCTCGGACCTGGGCGACCGCAGCGCGTACGGCACGATCTACGAGGTCGCACCCGACACCCTGCTCTACCAGTCCGACCTGGAACTCTGGCGCATAGGCCTGCCGCCGCAGTGA
- a CDS encoding beta-galactosidase, with protein MKSCISPAIRILFLVWLTVAGCGQGRGDVLVLDDFEGQESLARWHGPVSLSADSATHGSGSLRLDLGERSSRILESESLPKDWSAYDYLRFDIFSPQENVRFGTFWIFDELGDDEQAETYGQSYRGTQRLFINPGWNHYEFQLKKMMVENNDRPLALDRIRRFRLEFGRIGGTLYLDNLRLVRGEEDPQSASRVQPRDCLVLVDNSEVRSRLATPFDKLVPEPEIAILREKAAAAVDRLNGAVERAEKAGWFSLYWRVPLITAGIGLQDRRKLVWFQSERRESEILEHIVTSCGRAANEIDSLLASGAAVPPLEQQARYARPYPPLKGLPIRDGFFRYDNGDPVILYAMHGHIGRELRQYFGPYDHVLESYTVGGASRFNVESTPVYAAFHKYPDTHRVGWDGWCGHLIKDRWSEGGRIENVVICLESEHMKEAILQSMKPAADNWLRNPDLLYNIMGYELMYICYCDKSQQMFRQWLKDKYASLEKVNAAWGTAYADWDSIRAPECRNAAPLPDINRAAWYDWALFNNRRFTDHMKWIKSEMRKLDPVVPICAGGTSSMLSASNSTTGIDEELIVNEVDDVILNESGHSLIFSDLMPSLADRRMVMVEPEAGGNVHNTLLHFLHGKSTLAKYKWDSANPEYPSGGSSSVLTSWDISLGDIDDILRLSLDVRRLNREIAAFYGPEPEVLLLYSKTCIIQVPPDLHQAWSTPYLETMGKAWEGSRFLGARVGFVTERQALSGKLDRCRLLIVPAVKYLPPEVVQAVLSYVERGGTALVIPESFLFDQYARGNDGLAGLGLKVKGVTLPPVLGQGGMVKNYDQSYSQTLLYGEVRREMTTEKADIFAGQAVSLQAEGLVQSLDAGRNRVLARLDDGAPGLVLVTRGKGRLYYLAAPLEPLAYHRVLEPLAASVGLARPVLGVGADNSLVTGAEVRGIEYDGGWLVYASNVGDSPVEFDLKGESPLGAITDLRRLQKLSGTHVKLGPWEETIFRVEKKQ; from the coding sequence ATGAAAAGTTGTATATCACCTGCCATCCGTATCCTGTTCCTGGTCTGGCTCACAGTGGCCGGTTGCGGCCAGGGCCGGGGTGATGTCCTGGTGCTGGATGATTTCGAGGGTCAGGAGTCCCTGGCCCGGTGGCACGGCCCGGTGAGCCTGAGCGCAGACAGCGCCACCCACGGCAGCGGCTCTCTCCGGTTGGACCTGGGCGAACGATCGAGCCGCATCCTCGAGAGCGAGTCTCTGCCCAAGGACTGGTCCGCTTACGATTACCTGCGTTTCGACATTTTCAGCCCGCAGGAAAACGTGCGTTTCGGCACGTTCTGGATTTTCGACGAGCTGGGGGACGACGAGCAGGCGGAAACCTACGGCCAGAGCTACCGCGGCACGCAGCGGCTGTTCATCAACCCCGGCTGGAACCACTACGAGTTTCAGCTCAAGAAAATGATGGTCGAGAACAACGACCGCCCGCTCGCCCTGGACCGCATCCGGCGTTTCCGCCTGGAGTTCGGACGGATCGGCGGGACACTTTACCTGGACAACCTGCGCCTGGTGCGGGGAGAGGAAGATCCACAGAGCGCCTCGCGGGTCCAACCGCGCGACTGCCTGGTGCTGGTGGACAACTCAGAGGTCCGCAGCCGCCTGGCCACACCGTTCGACAAGCTGGTCCCAGAGCCGGAGATTGCCATCCTCAGGGAAAAGGCCGCCGCGGCCGTGGACCGCCTGAACGGGGCGGTGGAACGCGCCGAAAAAGCCGGCTGGTTCTCGCTCTACTGGCGTGTCCCGCTGATCACCGCCGGGATCGGCCTTCAGGACCGCCGCAAGCTGGTCTGGTTCCAGAGCGAGCGCCGGGAGAGCGAGATACTGGAACACATCGTGACCTCGTGCGGCCGCGCCGCGAATGAGATCGACTCGCTGCTGGCCTCGGGCGCGGCTGTCCCGCCGCTGGAGCAGCAGGCGCGCTACGCCAGGCCCTATCCCCCGCTCAAGGGCCTGCCCATCCGGGACGGGTTCTTCCGCTACGACAACGGCGACCCGGTGATCCTGTACGCCATGCACGGCCATATCGGCCGGGAGCTGCGTCAGTATTTCGGGCCCTACGACCATGTCCTCGAAAGCTACACCGTGGGCGGGGCCTCGCGTTTCAACGTTGAGAGCACGCCGGTCTACGCGGCGTTCCACAAGTACCCGGACACGCACCGCGTGGGCTGGGACGGCTGGTGCGGCCACCTGATCAAGGACCGCTGGTCCGAGGGCGGCCGGATCGAAAACGTGGTGATCTGCCTGGAAAGCGAGCACATGAAAGAGGCGATCCTCCAGTCCATGAAGCCCGCCGCCGACAACTGGCTGCGCAATCCCGACCTGCTCTACAACATCATGGGCTACGAACTGATGTACATCTGCTATTGCGACAAAAGCCAGCAGATGTTCCGTCAGTGGCTCAAGGACAAGTACGCCTCGCTGGAGAAAGTCAACGCGGCCTGGGGAACAGCCTATGCGGACTGGGACTCGATCCGGGCGCCGGAGTGCCGCAACGCCGCACCGCTGCCCGATATCAACCGCGCGGCCTGGTACGACTGGGCCCTGTTCAACAACCGGCGCTTCACCGACCACATGAAATGGATCAAATCCGAGATGCGCAAGCTCGACCCGGTGGTCCCGATCTGCGCCGGAGGCACGAGCAGCATGCTTTCGGCCAGCAACAGCACCACCGGCATCGATGAGGAGTTGATCGTGAACGAGGTGGACGACGTAATCCTCAACGAATCGGGCCACTCGCTCATTTTCAGCGACCTGATGCCCTCGCTGGCCGACCGCCGTATGGTGATGGTGGAGCCGGAAGCCGGCGGCAACGTGCACAACACCCTGCTGCATTTCCTGCACGGCAAATCCACCCTGGCCAAGTACAAGTGGGACTCGGCCAACCCGGAGTACCCGAGCGGCGGGTCGAGTTCGGTGCTGACAAGCTGGGATATCTCGCTCGGTGACATCGATGACATCCTGCGCCTGTCGCTGGACGTGCGCCGCCTGAACCGGGAGATCGCGGCTTTCTACGGGCCGGAGCCTGAGGTGCTGCTGCTGTACTCGAAAACCTGCATCATCCAGGTGCCGCCCGACCTCCACCAGGCCTGGTCAACCCCCTATCTCGAAACCATGGGTAAAGCCTGGGAGGGCTCGCGTTTCCTGGGAGCGCGGGTGGGGTTCGTGACCGAGCGCCAGGCCCTCTCCGGCAAACTCGACCGCTGCCGCCTGCTGATTGTCCCGGCGGTCAAGTACCTGCCGCCCGAGGTGGTCCAAGCCGTGCTGAGCTACGTGGAGCGCGGCGGCACGGCGCTGGTGATCCCGGAGAGTTTCCTGTTCGATCAGTATGCGCGGGGGAACGACGGGCTGGCCGGCCTGGGGCTCAAGGTGAAAGGAGTCACCCTGCCGCCGGTGCTGGGCCAGGGCGGGATGGTGAAGAACTATGACCAGAGCTACAGCCAGACCCTCCTGTACGGCGAGGTGCGGCGTGAAATGACCACGGAGAAGGCGGACATATTCGCCGGCCAGGCGGTCAGCCTGCAGGCCGAGGGCCTGGTGCAGAGCCTGGACGCCGGGAGAAACCGGGTGCTGGCGCGTCTGGATGACGGCGCCCCGGGGCTGGTTTTGGTGACGCGCGGCAAGGGACGTCTCTACTACCTGGCCGCCCCACTGGAGCCGCTGGCCTATCACAGGGTGCTGGAGCCGCTGGCCGCAAGTGTCGGCCTGGCCCGCCCGGTGCTGGGCGTGGGCGCGGACAACTCCCTGGTGACCGGCGCGGAGGTGCGCGGGATAGAATACGACGGTGGCTGGCTGGTCTACGCCAGCAACGTGGGGGACAGTCCGGTCGAGTTCGACCTGAAAGGCGAATCCCCGCTGGGCGCGATCACCGACCTGCGCCGCCTGCAGAAATTATCGGGTACGCACGTGAAACTCGGTCCCTGGGAGGAGACCATTTTCCGGGTGGAGAAGAAGCAGTAG
- a CDS encoding beta-galactosidase, which translates to MKLRTLSVLTILLGLALAPALQAKTLPLDDFESGASLERWQGKLSLNTEYVAHGAKSLKIDLSDPLSRFLFTDKFSVVDWSAWQWLRFDIYNPSGTVQIGEIQIFDGATGGAEEAEFQGTSYRGEKIVLNTGWNHFQFDLHSLRLESGARNLDLSSIRSLRLGLGGIRATALYLDNMRLSSGDEETAAASKAGPWDCRVTVIDRYVYPELYGPEDQLKRPAEILTLRETARREVELLQREVDAAKMMGYATLYWQIPLITAQVGLDIRSKLVWYQSPEKEKEILEYVIRSCRGMREKVDGLLSGLDRELIEEPEDDVNPQKWYVQPYPKLRGLPQREGFFRDAEGKPLEVLGMMLVERGPLLDYFAPYTHRLESYTVGGGSRYNIEESPVYRAFHKYPDTHRVGWDGWCGHLIKDQWSEGGRKENVVICLESPHIKEALKEFMRLHYLEWKNNPNLMYNIMAYELMYICYCDRSQQMFRDWLKAKYGALDKLNAVWRTDYKSFDQVRAPETKNAAPLPDVNRAAWYDWALFNNRRFTDHLVWVKQEMLKLDSTVAICAGGTSSMLSASNSTTGIDEELIINEVDDVILNESGHSCIFSDLLTSLSEKKKAMVDPEMSGGPHGTLLQFLHGKSAIGKWWWARTVSREYHSIDGSSFPQSWEVSLADVDEMLRLGLDVRRLSGEIAEFSRPEPELAILYSKTSILQVPPELAGAGRTPYLEALGKAWEGARFLGCRVGFVSEKQVLEGKLGKFKLLVVPAAKYIPPEVADSVAAYVRAGGTALVIPESFLFDQYAHESDRLGGFGLKVQSVSLPERLGRGENVRNYDMSTSQNVVYGNARNVMQTAGKDIFSGTAPVSLEAEGLLQRLDPGAGEVLAQLPDGSPGLVLERIGSGRLYYLASPLNPDGYHSLFEPLARLTGLNRPVTAVAADGSLLTGAEVRAVERGSDYLVYACNLGGKALEFDLKGASSLGAVTDLRSLEKLPGARVTLAPWQETIFRVEKGH; encoded by the coding sequence ATGAAGCTTAGAACTTTGTCCGTGCTGACCATTCTGCTCGGCCTTGCCCTCGCTCCCGCGCTGCAGGCGAAAACACTCCCGCTGGATGATTTCGAATCCGGCGCCTCGCTCGAGCGCTGGCAGGGCAAGCTTTCCCTGAACACCGAATACGTGGCCCACGGTGCGAAGAGTCTGAAAATCGACCTCTCCGACCCGCTCAGCCGTTTCCTGTTCACCGACAAGTTCTCTGTCGTCGACTGGAGCGCCTGGCAATGGCTCCGCTTCGATATCTACAACCCCTCCGGCACGGTGCAGATCGGCGAGATACAGATATTCGACGGGGCCACGGGCGGCGCGGAGGAGGCCGAGTTCCAGGGCACCTCCTACCGGGGCGAGAAAATCGTGCTCAACACCGGCTGGAACCATTTCCAGTTCGACCTGCACTCGCTGCGCCTGGAAAGCGGCGCGCGCAACCTTGACCTGAGCAGTATCCGCAGCCTGCGCCTCGGCCTGGGCGGGATAAGAGCCACGGCGCTTTACCTGGATAACATGCGCCTGAGTTCGGGCGATGAGGAGACCGCCGCCGCCTCGAAGGCCGGACCCTGGGACTGCCGGGTCACGGTGATCGACCGTTATGTCTACCCGGAGCTTTATGGCCCGGAGGACCAGCTAAAGCGTCCGGCCGAAATCCTGACCCTGCGCGAGACCGCCCGCCGTGAAGTGGAGCTCCTGCAGCGCGAGGTGGACGCCGCCAAAATGATGGGGTACGCGACGCTCTACTGGCAGATACCGCTGATCACGGCCCAGGTGGGGCTGGATATCCGCAGCAAGCTGGTCTGGTACCAGAGCCCGGAAAAGGAAAAGGAGATACTGGAGTACGTGATCCGCTCCTGCCGTGGGATGCGGGAAAAGGTGGACGGCCTGCTCAGCGGCCTGGACCGCGAGCTGATCGAGGAGCCGGAGGACGATGTCAACCCGCAGAAGTGGTACGTGCAACCCTATCCCAAGCTGCGCGGCCTTCCCCAGCGGGAGGGTTTCTTCCGGGACGCCGAGGGCAAGCCGCTGGAGGTGCTGGGGATGATGCTGGTCGAGCGCGGGCCCCTGCTCGACTATTTCGCCCCCTACACCCACCGTCTGGAAAGCTACACCGTGGGCGGCGGCTCGCGCTACAACATCGAGGAAAGCCCGGTCTACCGCGCGTTCCACAAGTACCCCGACACCCATCGCGTGGGCTGGGACGGCTGGTGCGGCCACCTGATCAAGGACCAGTGGTCCGAGGGCGGCAGGAAAGAGAACGTGGTGATCTGCCTGGAAAGCCCGCACATCAAGGAGGCGCTGAAAGAGTTCATGCGCCTGCATTACCTGGAATGGAAGAACAACCCGAACCTGATGTACAACATCATGGCCTACGAGCTGATGTATATCTGCTACTGCGACCGCAGCCAGCAGATGTTCCGCGACTGGCTGAAAGCGAAATACGGCGCTCTGGACAAGCTCAACGCGGTCTGGCGCACGGATTACAAGTCATTCGACCAGGTGCGCGCCCCGGAGACGAAAAACGCTGCCCCCCTGCCGGATGTCAACCGCGCCGCCTGGTATGACTGGGCCCTGTTCAACAACCGCCGTTTCACCGACCATCTGGTCTGGGTCAAGCAGGAGATGCTCAAGCTCGACTCCACGGTGGCGATCTGCGCCGGCGGCACCAGCAGCATGCTCTCCGCCTCCAACAGCACCACCGGGATCGACGAGGAGCTGATAATCAACGAGGTGGATGACGTGATCCTGAACGAGTCGGGCCACAGTTGCATCTTCAGCGACCTGCTCACCAGCCTGAGCGAGAAGAAAAAAGCGATGGTCGACCCGGAGATGAGCGGCGGCCCGCACGGCACCCTGCTGCAGTTCCTGCACGGCAAGAGCGCCATCGGCAAATGGTGGTGGGCGCGCACGGTCAGCCGGGAGTACCACTCCATCGACGGCTCCTCGTTCCCGCAGAGCTGGGAAGTTTCGCTGGCGGACGTGGACGAGATGTTGCGCCTGGGCCTGGATGTGCGCCGTTTGAGTGGTGAGATCGCGGAGTTCTCGCGGCCCGAGCCTGAGCTGGCGATCCTGTACTCCAAGACCAGCATCCTGCAGGTGCCGCCCGAACTGGCCGGCGCCGGGCGCACCCCCTACCTGGAGGCCCTGGGCAAGGCCTGGGAGGGCGCGCGGTTCCTGGGCTGCCGGGTGGGATTCGTCTCAGAGAAGCAGGTGCTGGAGGGCAAGCTCGGCAAGTTCAAGCTGCTGGTCGTACCGGCTGCCAAGTACATCCCGCCCGAGGTGGCCGACTCGGTGGCGGCCTATGTCCGTGCCGGCGGCACGGCGCTGGTGATCCCGGAAAGCTTCCTGTTCGACCAGTACGCCCACGAGAGTGACCGTCTTGGCGGCTTCGGCCTCAAGGTGCAGTCGGTGAGCCTGCCCGAGCGCCTGGGCCGCGGCGAGAACGTGCGCAACTACGACATGAGCACCTCGCAGAACGTGGTCTACGGCAACGCGCGCAACGTGATGCAGACCGCGGGCAAGGACATTTTCTCAGGGACAGCCCCGGTCAGCCTGGAGGCCGAGGGCCTGCTGCAGCGCCTCGACCCCGGCGCGGGCGAGGTGCTGGCCCAGCTTCCGGACGGCAGCCCGGGACTGGTCCTGGAGCGTATCGGCTCGGGACGGCTCTACTACCTGGCCTCGCCGCTCAACCCGGACGGCTACCACAGCCTGTTCGAGCCCCTGGCCCGGCTGACCGGGCTGAACCGTCCGGTCACCGCGGTCGCGGCGGATGGCTCCCTGCTTACCGGAGCCGAGGTCCGCGCGGTGGAGCGCGGCTCGGACTACCTGGTCTACGCCTGCAACCTGGGCGGCAAGGCGCTGGAGTTCGACCTGAAAGGCGCCTCGTCCCTGGGCGCGGTGACTGACCTGCGCAGCCTGGAAAAACTGCCCGGCGCGCGCGTGACTCTCGCCCCCTGGCAGGAGACTATCTTCCGGGTGGAAAAAGGTCACTGA